TTTATCTGCGGGGCGACGTCGCCCGCGTCGTCGAGGACGCGGTCGCGGAGGCCGGGGTGGGCGTCGAAGAGCGCGTCGAGTGCGTCACCCACCGTGGGCTCGGCGGCCGCGACCGCGACGTCGACCTCCTTCGACCCGGCGACCTCGGCGAGGTCGGCGAAGAGCTTCCAGTGCATACCGGAACTCACCGACGGAGTCACGAAAGCGTTTCTGCCTCGGCAGCGACCGCGGCGGCGTCGGCGTCACCCCGCGCGGCGGCCTCGAAGGTCCGGAGGGCGTCGGGCCGGGCGATGACGTAGACCGTCGTCCCGGCCGGGAGCGGCGTGGTCCGCGGGGGCGTGGCCGTGACGGCGCCGTCGGGACTGCGGATGGCGGCGACGGTGACGTCGAGCGCGCCGACGGTGAGGCCGGCGAGCGCGGAGCCCTCGTCGATGGCGACCGCGCCCATGGTCTCGTCGGCGACCC
This window of the Haloarchaeobius amylolyticus genome carries:
- a CDS encoding ubiquitin-like small modifier protein 1; the encoded protein is MHWKLFADLAEVAGSKEVDVAVAAAEPTVGDALDALFDAHPGLRDRVLDDAGDVAPQINILKNGSNVQMEGDGLAEPVDETDELALFPPVSGG